A section of the Armatimonadota bacterium genome encodes:
- a CDS encoding ABC transporter permease: protein MGRVVLGWLEELGAGTLLLLRVLGALARFRWEGRETLRQMDRAGVESIPLVLLTGTFSGMVLAFQTARQLLAMGAEGFVGGLVAVSMAREAAPVFTAVTVAGRVGAGFAAELGTMKVTEQVDALEVMATDPVEYLVLPRVTALVGMLPVLVLLANAVGGLGGYVVAVLAGVPGSMYLSSVREFLDFTDVLKGLGKAAAFGAATGLVACTKGLRASGGAEGVGRATTGSVVTAIVLLLVLNYFLDLLLF from the coding sequence ATGGGGCGCGTTGTGCTGGGCTGGCTCGAGGAGCTGGGCGCGGGAACGCTGCTCCTCCTGCGGGTCCTCGGGGCCCTTGCCCGCTTCCGGTGGGAGGGCCGGGAGACCCTCCGCCAGATGGACCGGGCGGGCGTGGAGTCCATCCCCCTGGTCCTGCTCACCGGGACCTTTTCCGGCATGGTCCTCGCCTTCCAGACCGCCCGGCAGCTCCTGGCCATGGGAGCCGAAGGGTTCGTGGGGGGACTTGTGGCGGTGTCCATGGCCCGGGAGGCGGCTCCCGTGTTCACCGCGGTCACCGTGGCGGGCCGGGTGGGGGCAGGGTTCGCCGCGGAACTGGGCACCATGAAGGTCACGGAGCAGGTGGACGCCCTGGAGGTCATGGCCACGGATCCCGTGGAGTACCTGGTGCTGCCCCGGGTGACGGCCCTGGTGGGGATGTTGCCCGTCCTGGTCCTCCTGGCGAACGCGGTGGGCGGATTGGGGGGCTATGTGGTCGCGGTCCTCGCGGGGGTGCCGGGGAGCATGTACCTGAGCTCCGTGCGGGAGTTCCTGGACTTCACGGATGTGCTCAAGGGGCTCGGAAAGGCTGCGGCCTTTGGGGCGGCCACCGGCCTCGTGGCCTGCACCAAGGGGCTGCGGGCCTCCGGCGGCGCGGAGGGGGTGGGGCGGGCCACCACGGGCAGCGTGGTGACCGCCATCGTGCTCCTCCTCGTCCTCAACTACTTCCTGGACCTCCTGCTGTTCTGA
- a CDS encoding ABC transporter ATP-binding protein, which translates to MILEGRIEVVDLHKSFGTQAVLRGISLVVEPGESVAILGPSGAGKSVLLKHMVGLLQPDLGEVRIDGHPVHTLRGPQLGALRMQMGMVFQGSALLDSLTVGENVAFPLRRHRRMDEGTLQEKVLEKLKLVGMEGAKDRMPAELSGGMRKRVGIARALALEPRILLYDEPTAGLDPVTARAVDELILRVQKQTGTTTVLVTHDLLTALRVAQRIAVLDGGRFILVGPPETLWRSDHPLVVEFLRASRLPTRPEEEGRS; encoded by the coding sequence ATGATCCTGGAGGGTCGCATCGAGGTGGTAGACCTCCACAAATCCTTCGGAACGCAAGCGGTGCTGCGGGGCATCTCGCTCGTGGTGGAGCCCGGAGAGTCCGTGGCCATCCTGGGGCCCAGCGGTGCTGGCAAGAGCGTGCTCCTCAAGCACATGGTGGGCCTCCTGCAGCCGGATCTGGGCGAGGTCCGGATTGACGGGCACCCGGTGCACACCCTGCGCGGCCCGCAGCTGGGTGCCCTGCGCATGCAGATGGGGATGGTCTTCCAGGGTTCCGCCCTCCTTGACTCGCTCACCGTGGGGGAGAACGTGGCGTTCCCCCTTCGCCGCCACCGCCGGATGGACGAGGGTACCCTCCAGGAAAAGGTCCTGGAGAAGTTGAAGCTGGTGGGCATGGAAGGCGCGAAGGATCGGATGCCGGCGGAACTCTCGGGAGGCATGCGCAAGCGGGTGGGCATCGCCCGGGCCCTGGCGCTGGAGCCCCGCATCCTCCTCTACGACGAGCCCACGGCAGGACTCGACCCGGTCACCGCCCGCGCGGTGGACGAACTCATCCTCCGTGTCCAGAAGCAGACCGGGACCACCACGGTGCTGGTCACCCACGACCTCCTGACCGCCTTGCGGGTGGCCCAGCGCATCGCGGTGCTGGACGGAGGCCGGTTCATCCTCGTGGGCCCTCCGGAGACCCTCTGGCGGTCGGATCACCCTCTGGTGGTGGAGTTCCTCCGCGCGAGCCGACTGCCCACCCGCCCTGAAGAGGAGGGAAGGTCATGA
- a CDS encoding MlaD family protein: MKPEARVGLAVLLGLLLLGALAGFLGRIPLFERGYEFTVVFESAEGLGPGTPVRMAGVPVGEVRALRLTPDHRAAVRVRVRPEIRIPAGSRFQIASSTLLGNRYLAILPSGEAESIPPEAVVPGDRAFTVEDLYRRVEALAREVETAVRDVRRLVRSAQGVVERLDRTVGAVQETVADPRLRARLIRTAEHLEGAGRSVERTTRHVERVAEEVGTEVTQAARSLRDFARDLRATAQEIRRFTEDVTARGETASRIRRSVASAEEAILAAQRTAASVERTARRVEEMSRDLQEGLINEARLREARGVLADARTAARRVDEVMGKIERTVEGFTPILQRVQEGILLLPNLHVTYAVWYNTRTQLRHDLDLWVTPGEGRSYRLGIHDVGRENLLQLQAGFRLTDALAWRVGLVDSQVGMGLDYQGEGGWRVALDLTNFNRPTLHLSLYHAVQPALAIGLHLRDVLREPSYGIGLRYRF, from the coding sequence ATGAAGCCGGAAGCCCGGGTCGGGCTCGCGGTCCTGCTAGGTCTTTTGCTGCTGGGAGCCCTGGCGGGATTCCTGGGACGGATTCCGCTCTTCGAACGAGGGTATGAATTCACCGTGGTGTTCGAGAGCGCGGAAGGGCTCGGTCCCGGCACTCCCGTCCGCATGGCCGGGGTGCCGGTGGGGGAGGTGCGCGCCCTCCGCCTCACCCCCGATCACCGGGCCGCGGTGCGGGTACGCGTCCGGCCCGAGATCCGTATCCCCGCGGGATCCCGGTTCCAGATCGCCAGCAGCACCTTGCTGGGAAACCGTTACCTGGCCATCCTCCCCTCCGGGGAAGCTGAATCCATCCCGCCGGAGGCGGTGGTCCCGGGAGACCGGGCCTTCACCGTGGAGGACCTCTACCGGAGGGTGGAGGCTCTCGCGAGGGAGGTGGAGACGGCGGTGCGGGATGTGCGCCGCCTCGTGCGATCCGCCCAGGGCGTGGTAGAGCGTCTGGATCGGACCGTGGGCGCCGTTCAGGAGACGGTGGCCGATCCCCGGCTCCGGGCCCGACTGATCCGAACCGCGGAGCACCTGGAGGGCGCGGGCCGGTCCGTGGAGCGGACGACCAGGCACGTGGAGAGGGTGGCGGAGGAGGTCGGGACGGAGGTCACCCAGGCCGCCCGCAGCCTGAGGGACTTCGCGCGGGACCTCCGGGCCACCGCCCAGGAGATCCGCCGGTTCACGGAGGACGTCACCGCCCGGGGGGAAACCGCCTCCCGGATCCGCCGTTCCGTGGCCTCCGCGGAGGAGGCCATCCTCGCCGCCCAGCGCACCGCGGCCAGCGTGGAGCGGACCGCCCGGCGCGTGGAGGAGATGAGCCGCGATCTCCAGGAGGGGCTCATCAACGAGGCACGGCTGCGGGAGGCCCGGGGAGTTCTCGCAGACGCGCGCACGGCCGCCCGCCGGGTGGACGAAGTGATGGGCAAGATCGAGCGGACCGTGGAGGGTTTCACCCCCATCCTGCAGCGGGTCCAGGAGGGGATCCTTCTCCTCCCCAACCTGCACGTCACCTACGCGGTGTGGTACAACACCCGGACCCAGCTCCGCCACGATCTCGACCTCTGGGTGACCCCGGGAGAGGGCCGCTCTTACCGGTTGGGGATCCACGACGTGGGACGGGAGAACCTGCTGCAGCTCCAGGCGGGGTTCCGCCTCACGGATGCCCTGGCGTGGCGGGTGGGGCTTGTGGATTCCCAAGTGGGCATGGGACTCGACTACCAAGGTGAAGGGGGGTGGCGGGTTGCCCTGGACCTCACGAACTTCAACCGCCCCACCCTCCACCTCTCCCTTTACCACGCGGTCCAGCCCGCCTTGGCCATCGGCCTGCACCTGCGGGACGTGCTCCGGGAGCCCTCGTACGGGATCGGCCTGCGGTACCGGTTCTAA
- a CDS encoding GntG family PLP-dependent aldolase yields MREVDLRSDTVTQPTERMREAMAQAQVGDDVYGEDPTVRALEELAAERMGKEAALFCTSGTMANLVAVLTHTQRGDEVLCEATAHVYEHERQGLSALAGAALRPIRGERGWISPEALQAALHPAGSHSPPPRLVCLENTHNRAGGVVLSPDRIAATTAAAHRAGLAVHLDGARIFNAAVALGVPARALAEPVDSVMFSLSKGLSAPVGSVLCGDKSFIERARRWRQVVGGGMRQAGVLAAAGIVALQEMVDRLAEDHRRAKALARGLSRLPGVEVDPDQVDTNIVLVRVEGDARALVARLAAQGVLCFALSPHEIRLVTHRHISDEDVAWAVEAFRRVQAFA; encoded by the coding sequence ATGCGGGAGGTGGACCTGCGCAGCGACACCGTCACCCAGCCCACGGAGCGGATGCGGGAGGCCATGGCGCAGGCCCAAGTGGGGGATGACGTGTACGGGGAAGACCCCACCGTGCGTGCTCTGGAGGAGCTCGCCGCGGAGCGGATGGGAAAGGAGGCGGCCCTGTTCTGCACGAGCGGCACCATGGCGAACCTGGTGGCCGTGCTCACGCACACCCAGCGGGGAGACGAGGTGCTGTGCGAGGCCACCGCGCACGTCTACGAGCACGAGCGCCAAGGCCTCAGCGCGCTCGCGGGAGCCGCCCTGCGTCCCATCCGGGGCGAGCGCGGCTGGATCTCCCCGGAGGCCCTGCAAGCGGCCTTGCACCCCGCAGGTTCCCACTCCCCGCCTCCGCGCCTCGTGTGCCTGGAGAACACCCACAACCGGGCGGGAGGCGTGGTCCTCTCCCCGGATCGCATCGCGGCCACCACCGCCGCCGCCCACCGGGCGGGGCTCGCGGTGCATCTGGACGGGGCCCGCATCTTCAACGCCGCGGTGGCCCTGGGAGTCCCCGCGAGGGCTCTGGCGGAGCCGGTGGACTCCGTGATGTTCTCCCTCTCCAAGGGACTGAGCGCACCCGTGGGCTCCGTGCTGTGTGGCGACAAATCCTTCATCGAGCGTGCGCGGCGCTGGCGGCAGGTGGTGGGCGGCGGGATGCGGCAGGCGGGGGTGCTGGCCGCCGCGGGAATCGTGGCCCTCCAGGAGATGGTGGACCGCCTCGCGGAGGATCACCGACGGGCCAAGGCGCTGGCCAGGGGACTCTCCCGCCTCCCCGGCGTGGAGGTGGATCCGGACCAGGTGGACACGAACATCGTCCTGGTGCGGGTGGAAGGGGATGCCCGCGCGCTCGTCGCCCGGCTCGCGGCCCAGGGCGTTCTCTGCTTTGCCCTCTCCCCGCATGAGATCCGGCTCGTCACCCACCGGCACATCTCGGATGAGGACGTGGCCTGGGCGGTGGAAGCCTTCCGACGGGTCCAGGCCTTCGCGTGA
- a CDS encoding S-methyl-5'-thioadenosine phosphorylase produces the protein MRAVRADVGVFGGSGFYQLLEEVEEYRVETPYGPPSDAVTIGQVGTKRVAFLPRHGRDHSIPPHRINYRANLWAMRELGVRWIFGPCAVGSLQPHIRPGDFVLCDQFVDRTRGRADTFYDGPITTHVSAADPYCPTLRKLVAEVAREQGLPLHERGTVVVIQGPRFSTRAESRWFQAQGWEVINMTQYPEAILSRELGICYVNISLVTDYDVGLEGRADVEPVSAEEVMRMFSANNAKLRALILEAITRLPEDNTCPLCPNALDRARVEAR, from the coding sequence ATGAGGGCGGTTCGCGCGGATGTGGGCGTGTTCGGAGGTTCGGGGTTCTACCAGCTCCTGGAAGAGGTGGAGGAGTACCGGGTGGAGACGCCCTACGGTCCTCCCAGCGACGCGGTGACCATCGGACAGGTGGGCACCAAGCGCGTGGCGTTCCTGCCCCGGCACGGCCGGGACCACAGCATCCCGCCCCACCGCATCAACTACCGGGCGAACCTGTGGGCCATGCGGGAGCTGGGCGTGCGGTGGATTTTCGGGCCCTGTGCGGTCGGCAGCCTCCAGCCCCACATCCGGCCCGGGGACTTCGTGCTGTGCGATCAGTTCGTGGACCGCACCCGGGGGCGGGCGGACACCTTCTACGACGGTCCCATCACCACGCACGTGAGCGCCGCGGATCCCTACTGCCCCACCCTGCGGAAGCTGGTGGCGGAGGTGGCCCGGGAGCAGGGGCTTCCCCTGCACGAGCGGGGGACCGTGGTGGTGATCCAGGGGCCCAGGTTCAGCACCCGGGCGGAGAGCCGTTGGTTCCAGGCGCAGGGGTGGGAGGTGATCAACATGACCCAGTATCCGGAGGCCATCCTGAGCCGGGAGCTGGGAATCTGCTACGTGAACATCTCCCTGGTCACGGACTACGACGTGGGCCTGGAGGGGAGGGCGGACGTGGAGCCCGTGAGCGCGGAGGAGGTGATGCGCATGTTCTCGGCGAACAACGCAAAGCTGCGCGCGCTCATCCTGGAGGCCATCACGCGGCTGCCCGAGGACAACACCTGTCCCCTCTGCCCGAACGCCCTGGATCGGGCCCGGGTGGAGGCGCGATGA
- a CDS encoding VWA domain-containing protein, translating into MIRFSSPAALLLLLLLPLLWRASRPFRVGPALRMVALGCVVLALAGTQVAVPGGPISVVFVLDRSDSLLPEEAVRAERFLAAATRFRQPGDRLGLVTFGGRAVVEQAPTERFDPSPASRPDPADTDIGAALDLALAALPEEGGRRLVLLSDGLDLRGKAMEAARRVAAAGVPIFVVPLRSAFDRDGARIEDLLTPAEVRAGERFEIQVLLWSSRPQRARLELAAGGRRVARKEVRLTQGWTAVPFTVSAPSGWLPLRADLFPEQDGVLENNVAEAFVRGHGVPEVLYVGSGDLPGVLRAQGLRVEEASPERLPGNAASLARYEAVVLDDVPAHRLSRAQMEALRAYVASLGGGLVVAGGPHAYGPGGYAGTPLEEALPVSADVRHRVGLVHAAVVLVLDTSASMAGLSNEPAKVELAKEAARSVLDFLGEQDLIGIIAFDQEYRWLVPLTPARDRDRIGERVARLRTGGGTDMWPALRAAAEALREVRARVRHVIVLSDGQTDPGDFQGLALRMRGAGITLTAVSVGRDADVPFMRRLAEWGGGRHYHARDPYTVPQLLTAEVTLTRRAYLVEERFVPRQTDTALLPGIPAVPPLRGYVATSPKPASQVYLLSPYRDPLLASWRYGLGRAVAFTSDTGVRWAVEWRQWPYFAAFWSRAVRWAMRSHMEPLDVRVNLRGAALEAVVDARDAEGNPLDGLTVTGTLVGRETQRIRFMQAGPGWYEARVRLPGPGTYALGVSAFLDGRRVGSSTVPVVLPYSPELRYGSDGTSLLERIAEVTGGQVVRHPAEALRRDPSAQTRRNLADLLVGVALGLLLGEVAIRRIPALQAAWRWMASRLRGSGRQEEDRAYEEADRWRFPEEPLPASTEALTRLYIARLRQSRDEQEEA; encoded by the coding sequence GTGATCCGCTTCTCCTCTCCCGCCGCCTTGCTCCTGCTCCTTCTCCTCCCCCTCCTGTGGCGGGCTTCCCGCCCTTTCCGGGTCGGCCCCGCCCTCCGGATGGTGGCCCTGGGATGCGTGGTGCTGGCCCTCGCGGGAACACAGGTTGCCGTTCCCGGGGGACCCATCTCCGTGGTGTTCGTCCTGGACCGATCCGACAGCCTTCTTCCGGAGGAGGCCGTGCGGGCCGAGCGGTTCCTCGCGGCTGCCACCAGGTTCCGACAACCGGGCGACCGGCTCGGCCTCGTGACCTTTGGCGGGAGGGCCGTGGTCGAGCAGGCGCCCACGGAGCGATTCGACCCCTCTCCTGCCTCCCGTCCGGATCCCGCGGACACGGACATCGGGGCTGCCCTGGACCTCGCGCTCGCCGCCCTCCCGGAAGAGGGCGGTCGGCGGCTCGTGCTTCTGAGCGATGGGCTGGATCTGCGGGGCAAAGCGATGGAGGCCGCGCGTCGTGTGGCCGCGGCCGGGGTGCCCATCTTCGTCGTGCCGTTGCGGTCCGCCTTCGACCGGGACGGGGCGCGCATCGAGGATCTCCTGACGCCCGCGGAGGTTCGGGCAGGGGAGCGGTTCGAGATCCAGGTCCTCCTCTGGTCCTCCCGGCCGCAGCGGGCCCGCCTGGAACTCGCAGCCGGGGGACGCCGGGTGGCCCGCAAGGAGGTCCGGCTGACCCAGGGGTGGACGGCGGTACCGTTCACCGTGAGCGCCCCGAGCGGGTGGCTTCCCCTCCGGGCCGACCTGTTTCCCGAGCAGGACGGGGTTCTGGAGAACAACGTGGCGGAGGCGTTCGTCCGGGGGCACGGGGTGCCCGAGGTCCTGTACGTAGGGTCCGGGGACCTTCCCGGGGTCCTTCGGGCTCAAGGCCTGCGGGTGGAAGAGGCGAGTCCGGAGCGGCTTCCGGGCAACGCCGCCTCTCTGGCACGGTACGAGGCCGTCGTCCTGGACGATGTCCCCGCCCACCGGCTCTCCCGGGCCCAGATGGAGGCCCTGCGCGCGTACGTGGCTTCCCTGGGGGGAGGACTGGTCGTCGCGGGAGGGCCACACGCGTACGGGCCCGGAGGCTACGCGGGAACCCCGCTGGAGGAGGCGCTGCCCGTCTCCGCAGATGTCCGACACCGGGTGGGGCTCGTGCACGCGGCCGTGGTCCTGGTGCTGGACACCTCCGCCAGCATGGCGGGCCTCAGCAACGAGCCCGCCAAGGTGGAGCTCGCGAAGGAAGCGGCTCGGAGCGTCCTCGACTTCCTCGGGGAGCAGGATCTCATCGGGATCATCGCCTTCGACCAGGAGTACCGGTGGCTGGTCCCCCTCACCCCGGCCCGGGATCGGGATCGGATCGGAGAGCGGGTGGCCCGGCTGCGCACGGGCGGAGGAACGGACATGTGGCCGGCCCTGCGGGCCGCGGCAGAAGCCCTCAGGGAGGTTCGGGCCCGGGTGAGACACGTCATCGTCCTCTCCGATGGCCAGACGGATCCCGGGGATTTCCAGGGCCTCGCCCTCCGCATGCGCGGGGCAGGGATCACCCTTACCGCGGTTTCTGTGGGCCGGGATGCGGACGTCCCCTTCATGCGCCGGCTCGCGGAGTGGGGGGGAGGCCGGCACTACCATGCCCGGGATCCCTACACCGTCCCGCAGCTTCTGACCGCGGAGGTCACCCTCACCCGCCGGGCCTACCTCGTGGAGGAGCGGTTTGTCCCACGGCAAACCGACACCGCCCTTCTCCCCGGGATTCCCGCAGTCCCTCCCCTGCGGGGATACGTGGCGACCTCCCCGAAACCCGCAAGCCAGGTCTACCTCCTCTCCCCATATCGGGATCCTCTCCTCGCCTCCTGGCGGTACGGGTTGGGGCGGGCAGTGGCCTTCACCTCGGATACGGGGGTTCGGTGGGCGGTGGAGTGGCGGCAGTGGCCGTACTTCGCCGCCTTCTGGTCCCGGGCAGTCCGGTGGGCGATGCGATCCCACATGGAGCCCCTGGACGTGCGGGTAAACTTAAGGGGCGCTGCCTTGGAGGCGGTGGTGGACGCCCGGGACGCGGAGGGCAACCCACTCGACGGACTCACGGTGACGGGCACCCTGGTGGGACGGGAGACGCAGCGGATCCGGTTCATGCAGGCCGGGCCCGGGTGGTACGAGGCGCGCGTCCGGCTCCCCGGGCCCGGGACCTACGCCCTTGGGGTTTCCGCCTTCCTCGACGGGCGGAGGGTGGGGTCCTCCACGGTCCCCGTGGTGCTCCCCTACTCGCCGGAGCTGCGGTATGGTTCCGACGGGACGTCCCTTCTGGAACGGATCGCGGAGGTGACGGGAGGACAGGTGGTACGGCACCCCGCGGAGGCCCTCCGGCGGGACCCTTCCGCCCAGACCCGCCGGAATCTCGCAGACCTGCTGGTGGGGGTCGCCCTCGGCCTCCTCTTGGGGGAAGTGGCCATCCGCCGGATCCCCGCCCTCCAGGCCGCGTGGCGGTGGATGGCCTCCCGCCTCCGCGGGTCGGGGAGGCAGGAAGAGGACCGGGCGTACGAGGAGGCGGATCGGTGGAGGTTCCCGGAGGAGCCTCTGCCGGCCTCCACGGAGGCGCTCACGCGCCTGTACATCGCCCGGCTGAGGCAATCCAGGGATGAGCAGGAGGAAGCATGA